In a genomic window of Bicyclus anynana chromosome 5, ilBicAnyn1.1, whole genome shotgun sequence:
- the LOC128198092 gene encoding luciferin sulfotransferase-like: protein MIPLSVKEIQNIPSPRFIKSHLPVSLLPPSLLDTTKVVYVARDPRDVAVSFYHHHKLMRVITADKDFKTFWNYFITNKILWGPYFEHVLEAWEHINDDNMLFLFYEDMIKDLPKTIKLVAKFFSKSITEEEINRLVDHLDIDNFKKNKSVNMKDMQKFGLFSKDGDFIRKGKSGGWREYFDEEMTAQADEWIATHLRDTDFRFPDC from the exons ATGATTCCACTAAGCgttaaagaaatacaaaatattccTTCGCCGAGATTCATCAAAAGCCATTTGCCAGTGTCACTATTGCCACCTTCACTACTAGACACTACAAAG GTAGTGTATGTGGCACGAGATCCAAGAGATGTCGCTGTATCTTTCTATCATCATCACAAACTGATGCGGGTGATAACAGCTGATAAGGATTTTAAAACCTTTTGGAATTACTTCATCACAAACAAAA ttttgtggggACCATATTTTGAACATGTATTAGAGGCATGGGAGCACATAAACGATGATAACATGTTGTTCTTATTTTATGAGGATATGATAAAg gatttaCCGAAAACAATAAAACTTGTGGCAAAGTTTTTCAGTAAATCAATCACAGAGGAAGAAATAAATAGACTTGTTGATCACCTTGAcattgataattttaaaaagaacaaGTCAGTCAATATGAAGGACATGCAGAAGTTTGGCCTATTCTCGAAAGATGGTGATTTCATAAGAAAAG GTAAGTCAGGCGGATGGCGGGAATATTTCGACGAAGAGATGACGGCTCAGGCGGACGAGTGGATCGCGACACATCTACGGGACACTGACTTCCGGTTCCCGGATTGTTAA